Proteins co-encoded in one Methanobrevibacter gottschalkii DSM 11977 genomic window:
- a CDS encoding ATP-binding cassette domain-containing protein, with protein sequence MEKIHLETKNLSFTYPDGTKALKNVNIQIKKGEKIAIMGPNGAGKSTLFSHFNGLTEPTSGHVEIDGEKIIFNREELLKVRQKVGIVFQDPNDQLFAPTVKEDVAFGPMNLGLDYDEVKNRIAESLKMVGMSGFEDKTPHHLSGGQQKRIAIAGIVAMKPEIMILDEPTAGLDPEGVDKVLNILNNLNNEGMSIVISSHDIEMVNHFADKIFILYNGEIIAKGNKHQIFSNKELLKKAHLKAPTTTEILYKLKENGLDVNTEKITVDETVEEILNIERIK encoded by the coding sequence ATGGAAAAAATTCATTTAGAGACAAAAAATTTATCTTTTACTTACCCTGACGGAACTAAAGCTTTAAAAAATGTGAATATTCAAATTAAAAAAGGAGAGAAAATTGCAATTATGGGACCTAATGGTGCCGGCAAATCAACACTTTTTTCACATTTTAATGGTTTAACGGAACCTACATCAGGACATGTTGAAATTGATGGTGAAAAGATAATCTTTAATCGTGAAGAGCTACTTAAAGTAAGACAAAAAGTAGGAATCGTATTTCAAGATCCTAATGACCAATTATTTGCACCAACTGTTAAAGAAGATGTTGCTTTTGGACCTATGAATTTAGGCCTTGATTATGATGAAGTTAAAAACAGAATCGCCGAATCATTGAAAATGGTTGGAATGAGTGGTTTTGAAGATAAAACACCACATCATCTAAGTGGAGGCCAACAAAAAAGAATAGCTATTGCAGGCATAGTTGCAATGAAACCCGAAATTATGATTTTAGATGAACCAACAGCAGGTCTTGATCCAGAAGGTGTTGACAAAGTATTGAATATCTTGAATAACCTTAATAATGAAGGAATGAGTATTGTAATATCATCACATGACATTGAAATGGTAAATCATTTTGCAGATAAAATATTCATTTTATACAATGGTGAAATAATAGCCAAAGGCAATAAGCACCAGATATTTTCAAATAAAGAATTATTAAAAAAAGCTCACCTAAAAGCACCGACAACAACTGAAATTTTATATAAATTAAAAGAAAACGGACTTGATGTCAATACTGAAAAAATAACTGTTGATGAAACAGTTGAAGAAATCTTAAATATTGAAAGAATTAAATAG
- a CDS encoding FeoA family protein yields MKTLKDAKPGETVTLVKYHDTGDLDLRRHLLGMGFIKGAKITLKKVATLGDPIEMNVKGYDVCLRKEEAENIEVM; encoded by the coding sequence ATGAAAACATTAAAAGATGCAAAACCTGGTGAAACAGTAACTTTAGTTAAATATCATGATACTGGAGATCTTGATTTGAGAAGACATTTATTGGGTATGGGATTTATTAAAGGAGCAAAGATTACTCTTAAAAAAGTAGCTACTTTAGGTGATCCTATCGAAATGAATGTAAAAGGTTATGATGTTTGTCTTCGTAAGGAAGAAGCTGAAAATATTGAAGTTATGTAG